A window from Chryseobacterium vaccae encodes these proteins:
- a CDS encoding Rrf2 family transcriptional regulator produces the protein MNNTRFATAIHIMTLLAKNPQEWLTSDWIAGSINVNPVIVRKEISVLREAGLIASRQGKDGGSHLARNAEEISISEIYRAVKNTEVLGKRNQNPNPACSVGKEINVHLDTLFEETDKLVVGFLGNKSLKEFSEQFE, from the coding sequence ATGAACAATACAAGATTTGCTACGGCAATACATATTATGACCTTACTGGCGAAAAATCCTCAGGAATGGCTTACGTCCGATTGGATCGCTGGAAGCATCAATGTGAATCCGGTGATTGTCCGAAAGGAAATCAGCGTGTTGAGAGAAGCGGGTCTTATTGCCAGCAGACAAGGAAAAGACGGCGGAAGCCACCTAGCGAGAAATGCTGAAGAAATCAGTATTTCTGAAATTTACAGAGCAGTGAAAAATACGGAAGTTTTAGGGAAGAGAAATCAGAATCCCAATCCGGCCTGCAGCGTAGGAAAGGAAATCAATGTACATCTGGATACCTTATTTGAAGAAACCGATAAGTTGGTTGTTGGATTTCTGGGGAACAAGTCATTGAAAGAGTTTTCCGAACAGTTTGAGTAA
- a CDS encoding NAD(P)-dependent oxidoreductase, which translates to MKKVAVIGATGFVGTQIVNELTGRGYAVEALVRDASKVKTQENVTAKSIDVNNVDELAEALKGNDAVISAFNAGWANPNLYQDFLNGSENIEKAVEESGVKRLIVVGGAGSLYTPDNIQIVDTPDFPEAYKPGATAARDYLNKIKGNNTLDWTFFSPAIEMNQANTGERTGKYRTSLETPVFDENGRSRLSVEDVAVALVDELEQNNHIRERFTAAY; encoded by the coding sequence ATGAAAAAAGTAGCCGTAATTGGAGCAACAGGATTTGTAGGAACACAGATCGTAAATGAATTAACAGGCAGAGGATATGCCGTGGAAGCTTTAGTAAGAGATGCATCGAAGGTAAAAACACAGGAAAATGTAACCGCAAAAAGTATTGATGTAAATAATGTGGATGAGCTGGCAGAAGCTTTAAAAGGAAATGACGCCGTAATCAGTGCTTTCAATGCAGGATGGGCTAACCCCAATCTTTATCAAGATTTTTTAAACGGATCTGAGAACATTGAAAAAGCAGTAGAAGAATCCGGAGTGAAAAGACTAATCGTAGTAGGAGGCGCAGGAAGCCTTTATACACCAGATAACATACAGATTGTAGACACGCCTGATTTTCCTGAAGCCTACAAGCCGGGAGCAACGGCTGCAAGAGATTATCTGAACAAAATCAAAGGAAACAATACCCTGGACTGGACTTTCTTCAGCCCGGCTATTGAAATGAATCAGGCTAATACAGGAGAAAGAACAGGAAAATACAGAACTTCCCTGGAAACTCCGGTTTTTGATGAAAACGGAAGAAGCCGCCTTTCCGTAGAAGATGTAGCAGTAGCCCTTGTGGACGAACTGGAACAGAATAACCACATCCGTGAACGTTTTACAGCTGCCTATTAA
- a CDS encoding MBL fold metallo-hydrolase produces MFKKKLLPLIVLLFVVNMLSAGNLKIKVYNPGSKAIFSVTSTIIYGDKDAVLIDAQFQKQYAEQLVKEIKATGKNLKAVFISHSDPDFYFGLDVIRKAFPNAKIISTAQTAYLISASKDDKIAVWKLQLKEDAPSEIIVPDAVTAIPDLEGNKIEIINKPEDPAHSFLWIPSVKTIAGGISVSTGSHLWMADTQDIKAVDQWIARIDAMKALKPEQVVPSHFSENSLSPKSLDFIKSYLENYKKAVTENKTTDSIVNFMVRKYPGLPGKEELEMGVKVFLGQMNWDLKSPYPAIGHKVEADLGTFRFILDFKDNKEMSFTGAGGKVKGATDTVQYTAVEVAKNVFMVYWHEPKLGSNVTHIQDYNKNIVYTNIADPDGSFKHLKGTLKIVK; encoded by the coding sequence ATGTTTAAAAAGAAATTATTACCTCTGATTGTTCTGCTGTTTGTCGTCAATATGCTGTCAGCCGGAAATCTGAAGATCAAAGTGTACAACCCGGGATCAAAGGCGATCTTTTCTGTTACTTCTACAATTATCTATGGAGATAAGGATGCCGTACTTATTGATGCCCAGTTTCAGAAACAGTACGCCGAACAATTGGTGAAGGAAATAAAAGCTACAGGCAAAAATCTGAAAGCTGTTTTTATTTCCCACAGTGACCCCGATTTTTATTTCGGATTAGATGTGATCCGTAAAGCATTTCCCAATGCAAAAATCATTTCAACCGCCCAGACTGCTTATCTTATTTCAGCATCAAAAGATGATAAAATAGCAGTTTGGAAACTGCAGCTCAAAGAAGATGCACCATCAGAAATTATTGTTCCCGACGCAGTAACTGCAATTCCTGATCTTGAAGGAAATAAAATTGAAATCATCAACAAGCCTGAAGATCCGGCGCACAGCTTCCTTTGGATTCCATCTGTGAAAACCATAGCCGGAGGAATTTCAGTCTCCACAGGTTCACATCTTTGGATGGCAGATACCCAGGATATAAAGGCTGTTGATCAGTGGATTGCCCGGATTGATGCGATGAAAGCACTGAAACCGGAGCAGGTTGTCCCTTCACACTTTTCAGAGAATTCTTTATCACCCAAGTCTCTTGATTTCATAAAAAGTTATCTGGAGAATTACAAAAAAGCAGTAACTGAAAATAAAACAACAGATTCAATTGTGAATTTTATGGTCAGAAAGTATCCCGGGCTTCCCGGAAAAGAAGAGCTGGAAATGGGCGTAAAAGTTTTTCTTGGACAAATGAATTGGGATCTTAAATCTCCGTATCCTGCCATTGGGCACAAAGTGGAAGCTGATCTCGGAACATTCAGATTTATTCTTGACTTTAAAGACAATAAAGAGATGTCTTTTACAGGAGCAGGCGGAAAGGTAAAAGGAGCTACTGATACGGTACAATATACTGCAGTGGAAGTGGCTAAGAATGTTTTTATGGTCTATTGGCACGAGCCTAAACTGGGTTCCAATGTTACTCATATTCAGGATTACAATAAAAATATAGTATATACGAATATTGCAGATCCGGATGGTTCATTCAAACATCTGAAAGGAACACTCAAAATTGTAAAATAA
- a CDS encoding M23 family metallopeptidase: protein MKKFLSSKKNVNILLGGLLLVVFAQGVVIARLFSQKDDKTYEINLVKINTEKDSVDYLKMKTDLTLVDQTVAQLNSFLKSKDISSEKLMTLSKDSISNSVYLAKQSNRYSQYLMDLQNKLMQVPLGMPTDGYISSNFGIRKNPIPFKTVFASVKSTVSAESKPAATAAPKPEVKPVPVEKIVEVTDSYGNKREIKVMVTPKVAPAAPTPAPAATSVKSVAVNTNSKASMEKNNPPAEADQMQFHKGLDIAVAYGSDVRAAAAGTVIFSGQKGGYGNCVIVSHGNGLATLYGHLSQLVSKVNDKVKVGQVIAKSGNSGRSTGPHLHYEVHKNNTPVNPKLFMNL, encoded by the coding sequence ATGAAGAAATTTCTAAGCAGCAAAAAGAACGTAAACATTCTTCTTGGAGGACTTTTACTAGTAGTTTTTGCACAAGGCGTTGTTATTGCTAGGCTGTTTTCTCAAAAAGATGACAAGACCTATGAGATCAACCTTGTAAAAATAAACACTGAAAAAGACAGTGTAGATTACTTAAAAATGAAAACAGATCTTACTTTAGTAGATCAGACTGTGGCACAGCTTAATTCATTCCTAAAATCTAAAGACATTTCGAGTGAAAAGCTGATGACCCTGAGCAAAGACAGTATTTCAAATTCTGTATATCTGGCCAAACAATCCAACCGATACAGCCAGTATTTAATGGATCTGCAGAACAAACTGATGCAGGTTCCTCTGGGAATGCCTACAGACGGCTATATTTCATCTAATTTTGGCATAAGAAAAAACCCGATTCCTTTCAAAACCGTATTTGCATCCGTAAAATCTACTGTTTCAGCAGAGTCTAAACCTGCAGCAACCGCTGCTCCAAAACCTGAAGTAAAACCTGTACCGGTTGAAAAAATCGTAGAAGTTACAGACAGCTATGGAAACAAAAGGGAAATCAAGGTAATGGTTACTCCAAAAGTTGCCCCTGCCGCTCCGACTCCTGCACCAGCAGCTACTTCAGTAAAATCTGTTGCTGTAAACACCAATTCTAAAGCTTCAATGGAAAAAAACAACCCACCCGCAGAGGCTGACCAGATGCAGTTCCATAAAGGGCTTGATATTGCTGTTGCTTATGGTTCAGATGTAAGAGCTGCAGCAGCCGGAACTGTAATTTTCTCCGGTCAGAAAGGAGGTTACGGAAACTGCGTGATTGTTTCCCACGGTAACGGGCTGGCTACGCTTTACGGGCATTTGTCACAGCTTGTTTCAAAGGTTAACGATAAAGTAAAAGTAGGACAGGTTATTGCCAAATCCGGAAATTCAGGACGTTCTACAGGACCTCATCTTCATTACGAAGTACACAAGAACAATACTCCGGTTAATCCGAAATTGTTTATGAATTTATAA
- a CDS encoding NAD(P)H-dependent glycerol-3-phosphate dehydrogenase, with protein sequence MAKKKIISESSNPKKNNKEISVGVVGSGSFATAIVKMLVENCKIVHWCVRSEFVKGAIELRGHNPTYLTAAHFNLKSLKLTTDINELVSACDVIVLATPSIYLSDTLDKMSCDYSDKIFVSAIKGIIPKVNDVVAHYLRDEFKIGFRNQAVIAGPCHAEEVAMERLSYLTIATVEDETAEKLEEVFSSDFIKVHTSKDILGNEYSAILKNIFAIGAGIASGLGYGDNFTAVFVSNAIREMETFLEAIYEAPRDVNESAYLGDLLVTAYSLFSRNRNLGNLIGKGYTVKSAIQSMNMVAEGYYAADSIYKTAKQKGLKLPIIDTVYAILYEGKNAEKQFRKLTAKLN encoded by the coding sequence ATGGCTAAAAAGAAAATAATTTCAGAATCTTCGAATCCTAAAAAGAATAATAAGGAGATTTCTGTAGGGGTGGTAGGAAGTGGAAGTTTTGCCACTGCCATCGTGAAAATGCTTGTTGAAAACTGTAAAATAGTGCACTGGTGTGTAAGAAGTGAATTTGTGAAAGGAGCTATAGAGCTTCGTGGGCATAACCCTACCTATCTTACCGCTGCCCATTTTAATCTGAAAAGCTTAAAGCTGACAACGGATATCAATGAACTGGTTTCTGCCTGTGACGTGATCGTTCTGGCTACACCGTCTATTTACCTGTCTGATACATTGGACAAAATGAGCTGTGATTATTCAGATAAGATCTTTGTTTCAGCAATCAAAGGAATTATCCCTAAAGTAAATGATGTGGTAGCACACTACCTGCGTGATGAGTTTAAGATTGGTTTCAGAAACCAGGCGGTGATTGCAGGACCGTGCCACGCAGAGGAAGTGGCAATGGAGAGGCTTTCATACCTTACTATTGCGACTGTGGAAGATGAAACGGCTGAAAAGCTTGAAGAAGTTTTTAGCTCAGACTTTATCAAAGTACACACAAGTAAGGATATTCTTGGAAATGAATACAGTGCGATCCTTAAAAATATTTTTGCTATTGGGGCTGGTATCGCAAGCGGATTGGGATATGGAGATAACTTTACTGCTGTTTTTGTATCTAATGCCATCCGTGAAATGGAAACCTTCCTGGAAGCCATCTATGAAGCACCAAGAGATGTGAATGAAAGTGCTTATCTGGGCGACCTTCTGGTAACGGCTTATTCACTTTTCTCAAGGAACCGTAACTTAGGTAATCTCATCGGAAAAGGGTACACTGTAAAATCTGCGATCCAGTCTATGAACATGGTCGCAGAAGGGTATTATGCTGCGGATTCTATTTATAAAACTGCAAAACAAAAAGGCCTTAAATTGCCGATTATTGATACAGTATATGCCATTCTTTACGAAGGTAAGAACGCCGAAAAGCAGTTCAGAAAGCTAACAGCAAAATTAAACTAG